CTGAAGGATCGGTCGGAGAACCGGAAGAGAGGGACGCCGGCGCAGGCGCTTGGGATCACGGAGCGGGCGCTCGACCTTGGGGACGTGCTGTGTGAGCGACAGTTCGCGGGGCGGATCCCGTCGATACGAGGGTGGCTAGCGGAGTGCTACTTCGGCCGGATCCGGACGCGGGCGATCGAGAACAACGTCCAGCATCGGGCGAGGTTCGCGATCTAGGGAGTTTGCGCGGGAGACGTCGCGTTCCGGGCGAGTCTGGTCAGGTGAGGCGCAATCATCGGTCCACGTCTCACGGATTGGCTGCGCGGAGGCTTCGTCCTACGTTCGACGCGATGCCGAAGCGATCCAGAACGAGTGCGAGGACCCTCGCCGACGTGGGCGAGCGCGCGCTGATCGCGCGGATCGCGAAGCGCGCCCAGCGCACGCCGGGCCGCGACTGGGCGCTCCGGATCGGCGACGACGCGGCGATCCTCCGCCCCCGCGCTGGCGACGAGCTGGTCTTCTCGACGGATGCCTTCGTCGAAGGCAGTCATTTCCGCTTCGGCCGGGAGTCTCCGCGTACGATCGGGCGGCGAGCGATGGTCGCCAACTTGTCGGATCTCGCGGCGATGGGCGCCGAGCCCGTCGGCGCGTTGCTCTCGCTCTCGGCGCCCCGTCAGGGCGCACTCTCGGACTTCGACGGGATCGTGGCCGGCGTGCTCGACGAAGCCGAGCGCTTCACGTGTCCGCTCGTCGGCGGAAACCTGACGCACGCGCGGGCCTGGAGCCTCGACGTGACCGTGATCGGGCGTTGTCCGCGCGGCAAGGCCCTCAGGCGTCGGGGGCTGCGCGCCGGTGACACCCTGTACGTGACGGGGACCCTCGGCGGCGCGACCCTGGCCCGACTTCGCGCCGACGCGACGTCCGGCGCGCTCCGACGGGTCGCCGCTCCCCGGATCGAGGCGGGCCGCGCCCTCGTGCGGATGGATCGCGTGCGGACGTGCATCGATCTCTCCGACGGGCTCGCGACGGATCTCGCCCATCTGCTCGAGGGGACGGCGCTCGGCGCGGACGTCGACGTCGAGGCGCTCCCGCGACCTCGGGGCTTCGACCGAGGGTGCAGGGCGCTTGG
The sequence above is drawn from the bacterium genome and encodes:
- the thiL gene encoding thiamine-phosphate kinase codes for the protein MPKRSRTSARTLADVGERALIARIAKRAQRTPGRDWALRIGDDAAILRPRAGDELVFSTDAFVEGSHFRFGRESPRTIGRRAMVANLSDLAAMGAEPVGALLSLSAPRQGALSDFDGIVAGVLDEAERFTCPLVGGNLTHARAWSLDVTVIGRCPRGKALRRRGLRAGDTLYVTGTLGGATLARLRADATSGALRRVAAPRIEAGRALVRMDRVRTCIDLSDGLATDLAHLLEGTALGADVDVEALPRPRGFDRGCRALGLDPGRVISGGGEDYELLFAFRSGRNASATMRTEARTIERLAARLAIPITRIGQITGEKGLRGLPRVRRGHHF